The genomic interval CTCTGTATTCTCCTGGTTACTTCCTGCGGTTTTCATTTTAATTCCTTGATTACAAACATCCCCTTCGGTGGATTCATCAAGACCGCCTTAACCCGTTCATGCCAAAGTTCTCCAAATTCTTTTATCTCTGCGTCAGTTCCCTTGCCCGTTACTGCTAATGGCATCAGATCACCCATTTTGGGATTTGCAGGAAGCATATAATTGCTGTAAGAAATTTCGATTTTTTTGTTATTGTCCATCCTTTCAAACACCACCGTGCACACCGCATCTTCATCTGCACTCTCAGTTTCATCAAAAGACAGCAGATTTTGCCTGTTATATCGACCGCCACCTAACCCCTTAAAGCCGCTTTCACCTGCGGCGCCTGTAATCAAGGTAACAACCTGTGATATCGGCCCATTTACCTTATGATCAACACCACCCTTAAATGTTACCCTGATTTGTCCTCGTACCGGAGTTTCATTACCGTATAAACTTTTCAGTGCCAGTTGGGTTAATTTATACGCGCCAGAAACCGCAGGACATGAGTGTCCGGCAAATTTTACCGCATCTGTATAAGTAAAAATGAAACCCTCATTTTTATCCATAGCGCCCAGCGCAATGGCAAGCGGGTCTTTGATTTTGATCGGTTCTACAGCATCAAAAAAGGATTTATTGAATTTTGTTTGTTCCATTGATATTTATTTCTCCTCATAGAAAAATTTGTTTTTTGGTTACAATATACTACCATGACAAGGGTACAAACTGCTGTTCGTTTGGCATACAGTAACTCGGGCTAATCTTCGAGTGTAGAAATATCGCCTGTGGGCAATCCCAGGTCTCTTGCCTTCAGGAGGCGGCGCATAATCTTACCACTGCGGGTTTTTGGCAAATTGGCACAAAATTCGATTTCTCTTGGGTACGCATGCGCTGCCAGACGATGTTTTATAAATATTTTTATTTCCTCTTCTAATTCCTCTGAATTCCGAAAACCTTCTCGCAACACCACAAATGCCTTGATAATTTCTCCCCTTTCAGCATCTGGTTTGCCAATCACACCGGCTTCTGCTACGGCCCTATGTTCAAGAAGGGCGCTTTCTACCTCAAATGGACCTACTCTATGGCCCGAAGTATTGATTACATCATCGGCTCTTCCTACAAACCAGAAATAACCATCCTCGTCCTTAAAGGCCGTATCACCAGTGGTGTACCAGCCACCAATAGTGAAATATTCTTTAAACCGTTTCTCATCGCCCCACACCGCCCTGAGCATCGAAGGCCAGCCTGGCTTTAACGCCAAAAGACCATGCTGTCCCACAGGTAATTCATTGCCTTTGCCATCAATAATGGCTGCTTTGATGCCTGGGAATGGTTTACCCATAGAACCCGGTTTTATCGGTAAACACGGATAATTCGCAATCATAATGGAGCCCGTTTCCGTTTGCCACCAGGTATCGTGAATTGGTAAACCGTAAACTTTTAGGCCCCACCGAATTACCTCCGGATTAAGAGGTTCTCCAACACTGCAGATATACCTCAAACTGCTCAAATCATAGTTTTTTACAAGATCATCACCGGCCTTCATCAACATCCGCAGTGCCGTCGGAGCTGTATACCATACGGTAATTTCATACGATTGAATAATCTCATACCACTTCGCGGCATCAAAACGACCGTCAAAGACATAAGAAGAGATGCCGTTCAGCCACGGCCCCCACAACCCATATACTGTTCCGGTTACCCAACCGGGGTCTGCCGTACACCAGTAAACATCGTCGTCCCTCAAGTCCAGTACCCATTTGGT from Candidatus Brocadia sp. carries:
- the acsA gene encoding acetate--CoA ligase, producing MKNGEIISKKPVIAGLVDYEKTYREFSWETVKKELSLTNTPADKVNIAYEAIDKHAETWRKNKVALYWEGPDGTYLKYTFLELKNLSDKCANMLRSIGVKKGDRVFIFLPRLPELYVSLIAIAKLGAVAGPMFSAFGPDAVRDRLQNSEAKVLITTPELKERVDTVLWELPRLEHIVLVNNKEEYELEERDVCYTTLIKDASDKFEMEWMGLEDPFYILYTSGTTGKSKGITHVHNDMISHYITTKWVLDLRDDDVYWCTADPGWVTGTVYGLWGPWLNGISSYVFDGRFDAAKWYEIIQSYEITVWYTAPTALRMLMKAGDDLVKNYDLSSLRYICSVGEPLNPEVIRWGLKVYGLPIHDTWWQTETGSIMIANYPCLPIKPGSMGKPFPGIKAAIIDGKGNELPVGQHGLLALKPGWPSMLRAVWGDEKRFKEYFTIGGWYTTGDTAFKDEDGYFWFVGRADDVINTSGHRVGPFEVESALLEHRAVAEAGVIGKPDAERGEIIKAFVVLREGFRNSEELEEEIKIFIKHRLAAHAYPREIEFCANLPKTRSGKIMRRLLKARDLGLPTGDISTLED